A stretch of the Macaca mulatta isolate MMU2019108-1 chromosome 14, T2T-MMU8v2.0, whole genome shotgun sequence genome encodes the following:
- the SYVN1 gene encoding E3 ubiquitin-protein ligase synoviolin isoform X2 has protein sequence MFRTAVMMAASLALTGAVVAHAYYLKHQFYPTVVYLTKSSPSMAVLYIQAFVLVFLLGKVMGKVFFGQLRAAEMEHLLERSWYAVTETCLAFTVFRDDFSPRFVALFTLLLFLKCFHWLAEDRVDFMERSPNISWLFHCRIVSLMFLLGILDFLFVSHAYHSILTRGASVQLVFGFEYAILMTMVLTIFIKYVLHSVDLQSENPWDNKAVYMLYTELFTGFIKVLLYMAFMTIMIKVHTFPLFAIRPMYLAMRQFKKAVTDAIMSRRAIRNMNTLYPDATPEELQAMDNVCIICREEMVTGAKRLPCNHIFHTSCLRSWFQRQQTCPTCRMDVLRASLPAQSPPPPEPADQGPPPAPHPPPLLPQPPNFPQGLLPPFPPGMFPLWPPMGPFPPVPPPPSSGEAVAPPSTSAALSRPSGAATTTAAGTSAAAASATASGPGSGSAPEAGPAPGFPFPPPWMGMPLPPPFAFPPMPVPPAGFAGLTPEELRALEGHERQHLEARLQSLRNIHTLLDAAMLQINQYLTVLASLGHWGHKGTSFYTLFCKAHQGQENLPNLGCQGQTRLSSLLFPGPLGLPLQSAPLRRLPLQLLLLPPPPASPAQRPRPQPQEPPQQPLKRKGLQLLSQWAQRRCPRMESLMQQSSAGAACKSWSLLLPTDTAPAQPQPLLF, from the exons ATGTTCCGCACGGCAGTGATGATGGCGGCCAGCCTGGCGCTGACCggggctgtggtggctcacgcctactaCCTCAAACACCAGTTCTACCCCACTGTGGTGTACCTGACCAAGTCCAGCCCCAGCATGGCA GTCCTGTACATCCAGGCCTTTGTCCTTGTCTTCCTCCTGGGCAAGGTGATGGGCAAGGTGTTCTTTGGGCAACTGAGGGCAGCAGAGATGGAG CACCTTCTGGAACGTTCCTGGTATGCTGTCACAGAGACTTGTCTGGCCTTCACCGTTTTTCGGGATGACTTCAGCCCCCGCTTTGTTGCACTCTTcactcttcttctcttcctcaaaTGTTTCCACTGGCTGGCTGAGGATCGTGTGGACTTT ATGGAACGCAGCCCCAACATCTCCTGGCTCTTTCACTGCCGCATTGTCT CTCTCATGTTCCTTCTGGGCATCCTGGACTTCCTCTTCGTCAGCCATGCCTATCACAGCATCCTGACCCGTGGGGCTTCTGTGCAGCTGGTGTTTGGCTTTGAG TATGCCATCCTGATGACGATGGTGCTCACCATCTTCATCAAGTATGTGCTGCACTCCGTGGACCTCCAGAGTGAGAACCCCTGGGACAACAAGGCCGTGTACATGCTCTACACAGAGCTGTTTACAG GCTTCATCAAGGTTCTGCTGTACATGGCCTTCATGACCATCATGATCAAGGTGCACACCTTCCCACTCTTTGCCATCCGGCCCATGTACCTGGCCATGAG ACAGTTCAAAAAAGCTGTGACAGATGCCATCATGTCTCGCCGAGCCATCCGCAACATGAACACCCT GTATCCAGATGCCACCCCAGAGGAGCTCCAGGCAATGGACAATGTCTGCATCATCTGCCGAGAAGAGATGGTGACTGGTGCCAAGAGACTGCCTTGCAACCACATTTTCCATACCAG CTGCCTGCGCTCCTGGTTCCAGCGACAGCAGACCTGCCCCACCTGCCGTATGGATGTCCTTCGGGCATCGCTGCCAGCCCAGTCACCACCACCCCCGGAGCCTGCGGATCAGGGGCCACCCCCTgcgccccaccccccaccactcttgcctcagccccccaact TCCCCCAGGGCCTCCTGCCTCCTTTTCCTCCAGGCATGTTCCCACTGTGGCCCCCCATGGGCCCCTTTCCACCTGTCCCGCCTCCCCCCAGCTCAGGAGAGGCTGTGGCCCCTCCATCCACCAGTGCAG CCCTTTCTCGGCCCAGTGGAGCAGCTACAACCACAGCTGCTGGCAccagtgctgctgctgcttctgccacAGCATCTGGCCCAGGCTCTGGCTCTGCCCCAGAAGCTGGCCCTGCCCCTggcttccccttccctcctccctggaTGGGTATGCCCCTGCCTCCGCCCTTTG ccttCCCCCCGATGCCTGTGCCCCCTGCGGGGTTTGCTGGGCTGACCCCAGAGGAGCTACGAGCTCTGGAGGGCCATGAACGGCAGCACCTGGAGGCCCGGCTGCAGAGCCTGCGTAATATCCACACACTGCTGGACGCCGCCATGCTACAGATCAACCAGTACCTCACTGTGCTGGCCTCCTTGGG GCACTGGGGCCACAAGGGCACATCATTCTATACTCTGTTCTGCAAGGCTCACCAAGGGCAGGAGAATCTGCCCAACCTAGGATGCCAAGGCCAGACCCGCCTCTCGTCCCTTCTCTTCCCAGGCCCCCTCGGCCTGCCACTTCAGTCAGCTCCCCTGAGGAGACTGCCACTACAGTTATTGCTGCTGCCTCCTCCACCAGCATCCCCAGCTCAGAGGCCACGACCCCAACCACAGGAGCCTCCCCAACAGCCCCTGAAACGGAAAGGCCTCCAG CTCCTGAGTCAGTGGGCACAGAGGAGATGCCCGAGGATGGAGAGCCTGATGCAGCAGAGCTCCGCCGGCGCCGCCTGCAAAAGCTGGAGTCTCCTGTTGCCCACTGACactgccccagcccagccccagcccctgctctTTTGA
- the SYVN1 gene encoding E3 ubiquitin-protein ligase synoviolin isoform X6 gives MGKVFFGQLRAAEMEHLLERSWYAVTETCLAFTVFRDDFSPRFVALFTLLLFLKCFHWLAEDRVDFMERSPNISWLFHCRIVSLMFLLGILDFLFVSHAYHSILTRGASVQLVFGFEYAILMTMVLTIFIKYVLHSVDLQSENPWDNKAVYMLYTELFTGFIKVLLYMAFMTIMIKVHTFPLFAIRPMYLAMRQFKKAVTDAIMSRRAIRNMNTLYPDATPEELQAMDNVCIICREEMVTGAKRLPCNHIFHTSCLRSWFQRQQTCPTCRMDVLRASLPAQSPPPPEPADQGPPPAPHPPPLLPQPPNFPQGLLPPFPPGMFPLWPPMGPFPPVPPPPSSGEAVAPPSTSAAALSRPSGAATTTAAGTSAAAASATASGPGSGSAPEAGPAPGFPFPPPWMGMPLPPPFAFPPMPVPPAGFAGLTPEELRALEGHERQHLEARLQSLRNIHTLLDAAMLQINQYLTVLASLGHWGHKGTSFYTLFCKAHQGQENLPNLGCQGQTRLSSLLFPGPLGLPLQSAPLRRLPLQLLLLPPPPASPAQRPRPQPQEPPQQPLKRKGLQLLSQWAQRRCPRMESLMQQSSAGAACKSWSLLLPTDTAPAQPQPLLF, from the exons ATGGGCAAGGTGTTCTTTGGGCAACTGAGGGCAGCAGAGATGGAG CACCTTCTGGAACGTTCCTGGTATGCTGTCACAGAGACTTGTCTGGCCTTCACCGTTTTTCGGGATGACTTCAGCCCCCGCTTTGTTGCACTCTTcactcttcttctcttcctcaaaTGTTTCCACTGGCTGGCTGAGGATCGTGTGGACTTT ATGGAACGCAGCCCCAACATCTCCTGGCTCTTTCACTGCCGCATTGTCT CTCTCATGTTCCTTCTGGGCATCCTGGACTTCCTCTTCGTCAGCCATGCCTATCACAGCATCCTGACCCGTGGGGCTTCTGTGCAGCTGGTGTTTGGCTTTGAG TATGCCATCCTGATGACGATGGTGCTCACCATCTTCATCAAGTATGTGCTGCACTCCGTGGACCTCCAGAGTGAGAACCCCTGGGACAACAAGGCCGTGTACATGCTCTACACAGAGCTGTTTACAG GCTTCATCAAGGTTCTGCTGTACATGGCCTTCATGACCATCATGATCAAGGTGCACACCTTCCCACTCTTTGCCATCCGGCCCATGTACCTGGCCATGAG ACAGTTCAAAAAAGCTGTGACAGATGCCATCATGTCTCGCCGAGCCATCCGCAACATGAACACCCT GTATCCAGATGCCACCCCAGAGGAGCTCCAGGCAATGGACAATGTCTGCATCATCTGCCGAGAAGAGATGGTGACTGGTGCCAAGAGACTGCCTTGCAACCACATTTTCCATACCAG CTGCCTGCGCTCCTGGTTCCAGCGACAGCAGACCTGCCCCACCTGCCGTATGGATGTCCTTCGGGCATCGCTGCCAGCCCAGTCACCACCACCCCCGGAGCCTGCGGATCAGGGGCCACCCCCTgcgccccaccccccaccactcttgcctcagccccccaact TCCCCCAGGGCCTCCTGCCTCCTTTTCCTCCAGGCATGTTCCCACTGTGGCCCCCCATGGGCCCCTTTCCACCTGTCCCGCCTCCCCCCAGCTCAGGAGAGGCTGTGGCCCCTCCATCCACCAGTGCAG CAGCCCTTTCTCGGCCCAGTGGAGCAGCTACAACCACAGCTGCTGGCAccagtgctgctgctgcttctgccacAGCATCTGGCCCAGGCTCTGGCTCTGCCCCAGAAGCTGGCCCTGCCCCTggcttccccttccctcctccctggaTGGGTATGCCCCTGCCTCCGCCCTTTG ccttCCCCCCGATGCCTGTGCCCCCTGCGGGGTTTGCTGGGCTGACCCCAGAGGAGCTACGAGCTCTGGAGGGCCATGAACGGCAGCACCTGGAGGCCCGGCTGCAGAGCCTGCGTAATATCCACACACTGCTGGACGCCGCCATGCTACAGATCAACCAGTACCTCACTGTGCTGGCCTCCTTGGG GCACTGGGGCCACAAGGGCACATCATTCTATACTCTGTTCTGCAAGGCTCACCAAGGGCAGGAGAATCTGCCCAACCTAGGATGCCAAGGCCAGACCCGCCTCTCGTCCCTTCTCTTCCCAGGCCCCCTCGGCCTGCCACTTCAGTCAGCTCCCCTGAGGAGACTGCCACTACAGTTATTGCTGCTGCCTCCTCCACCAGCATCCCCAGCTCAGAGGCCACGACCCCAACCACAGGAGCCTCCCCAACAGCCCCTGAAACGGAAAGGCCTCCAG CTCCTGAGTCAGTGGGCACAGAGGAGATGCCCGAGGATGGAGAGCCTGATGCAGCAGAGCTCCGCCGGCGCCGCCTGCAAAAGCTGGAGTCTCCTGTTGCCCACTGACactgccccagcccagccccagcccctgctctTTTGA
- the SYVN1 gene encoding E3 ubiquitin-protein ligase synoviolin isoform X10 — protein sequence MGKVFFGQLRAAEMEHLLERSWYAVTETCLAFTVFRDDFSPRFVALFTLLLFLKCFHWLAEDRVDFMERSPNISWLFHCRIVSLMFLLGILDFLFVSHAYHSILTRGASVQLVFGFEYAILMTMVLTIFIKYVLHSVDLQSENPWDNKAVYMLYTELFTGFIKVLLYMAFMTIMIKVHTFPLFAIRPMYLAMRQFKKAVTDAIMSRRAIRNMNTLYPDATPEELQAMDNVCIICREEMVTGAKRLPCNHIFHTSCLRSWFQRQQTCPTCRMDVLRASLPAQSPPPPEPADQGPPPAPHPPPLLPQPPNFPQGLLPPFPPGMFPLWPPMGPFPPVPPPPSSGEAVAPPSTSAAALSRPSGAATTTAAGTSAAAASATASGPGSGSAPEAGPAPGFPFPPPWMGMPLPPPFAFPPMPVPPAGFAGLTPEELRALEGHERQHLEARLQSLRNIHTLLDAAMLQINQYLTVLASLGPPRPATSVSSPEETATTVIAAASSTSIPSSEATTPTTGASPTAPETERPPAPESVGTEEMPEDGEPDAAELRRRRLQKLESPVAH from the exons ATGGGCAAGGTGTTCTTTGGGCAACTGAGGGCAGCAGAGATGGAG CACCTTCTGGAACGTTCCTGGTATGCTGTCACAGAGACTTGTCTGGCCTTCACCGTTTTTCGGGATGACTTCAGCCCCCGCTTTGTTGCACTCTTcactcttcttctcttcctcaaaTGTTTCCACTGGCTGGCTGAGGATCGTGTGGACTTT ATGGAACGCAGCCCCAACATCTCCTGGCTCTTTCACTGCCGCATTGTCT CTCTCATGTTCCTTCTGGGCATCCTGGACTTCCTCTTCGTCAGCCATGCCTATCACAGCATCCTGACCCGTGGGGCTTCTGTGCAGCTGGTGTTTGGCTTTGAG TATGCCATCCTGATGACGATGGTGCTCACCATCTTCATCAAGTATGTGCTGCACTCCGTGGACCTCCAGAGTGAGAACCCCTGGGACAACAAGGCCGTGTACATGCTCTACACAGAGCTGTTTACAG GCTTCATCAAGGTTCTGCTGTACATGGCCTTCATGACCATCATGATCAAGGTGCACACCTTCCCACTCTTTGCCATCCGGCCCATGTACCTGGCCATGAG ACAGTTCAAAAAAGCTGTGACAGATGCCATCATGTCTCGCCGAGCCATCCGCAACATGAACACCCT GTATCCAGATGCCACCCCAGAGGAGCTCCAGGCAATGGACAATGTCTGCATCATCTGCCGAGAAGAGATGGTGACTGGTGCCAAGAGACTGCCTTGCAACCACATTTTCCATACCAG CTGCCTGCGCTCCTGGTTCCAGCGACAGCAGACCTGCCCCACCTGCCGTATGGATGTCCTTCGGGCATCGCTGCCAGCCCAGTCACCACCACCCCCGGAGCCTGCGGATCAGGGGCCACCCCCTgcgccccaccccccaccactcttgcctcagccccccaact TCCCCCAGGGCCTCCTGCCTCCTTTTCCTCCAGGCATGTTCCCACTGTGGCCCCCCATGGGCCCCTTTCCACCTGTCCCGCCTCCCCCCAGCTCAGGAGAGGCTGTGGCCCCTCCATCCACCAGTGCAG CAGCCCTTTCTCGGCCCAGTGGAGCAGCTACAACCACAGCTGCTGGCAccagtgctgctgctgcttctgccacAGCATCTGGCCCAGGCTCTGGCTCTGCCCCAGAAGCTGGCCCTGCCCCTggcttccccttccctcctccctggaTGGGTATGCCCCTGCCTCCGCCCTTTG ccttCCCCCCGATGCCTGTGCCCCCTGCGGGGTTTGCTGGGCTGACCCCAGAGGAGCTACGAGCTCTGGAGGGCCATGAACGGCAGCACCTGGAGGCCCGGCTGCAGAGCCTGCGTAATATCCACACACTGCTGGACGCCGCCATGCTACAGATCAACCAGTACCTCACTGTGCTGGCCTCCTTGGG GCCCCCTCGGCCTGCCACTTCAGTCAGCTCCCCTGAGGAGACTGCCACTACAGTTATTGCTGCTGCCTCCTCCACCAGCATCCCCAGCTCAGAGGCCACGACCCCAACCACAGGAGCCTCCCCAACAGCCCCTGAAACGGAAAGGCCTCCAG CTCCTGAGTCAGTGGGCACAGAGGAGATGCCCGAGGATGGAGAGCCTGATGCAGCAGAGCTCCGCCGGCGCCGCCTGCAAAAGCTGGAGTCTCCTGTTGCCCACTGA
- the SYVN1 gene encoding E3 ubiquitin-protein ligase synoviolin isoform X7, translating into MGKVFFGQLRAAEMEHLLERSWYAVTETCLAFTVFRDDFSPRFVALFTLLLFLKCFHWLAEDRVDFMERSPNISWLFHCRIVSLMFLLGILDFLFVSHAYHSILTRGASVQLVFGFEYAILMTMVLTIFIKYVLHSVDLQSENPWDNKAVYMLYTELFTGFIKVLLYMAFMTIMIKVHTFPLFAIRPMYLAMRQFKKAVTDAIMSRRAIRNMNTLYPDATPEELQAMDNVCIICREEMVTGAKRLPCNHIFHTSCLRSWFQRQQTCPTCRMDVLRASLPAQSPPPPEPADQGPPPAPHPPPLLPQPPNFPQGLLPPFPPGMFPLWPPMGPFPPVPPPPSSGEAVAPPSTSAALSRPSGAATTTAAGTSAAAASATASGPGSGSAPEAGPAPGFPFPPPWMGMPLPPPFAFPPMPVPPAGFAGLTPEELRALEGHERQHLEARLQSLRNIHTLLDAAMLQINQYLTVLASLGHWGHKGTSFYTLFCKAHQGQENLPNLGCQGQTRLSSLLFPGPLGLPLQSAPLRRLPLQLLLLPPPPASPAQRPRPQPQEPPQQPLKRKGLQLLSQWAQRRCPRMESLMQQSSAGAACKSWSLLLPTDTAPAQPQPLLF; encoded by the exons ATGGGCAAGGTGTTCTTTGGGCAACTGAGGGCAGCAGAGATGGAG CACCTTCTGGAACGTTCCTGGTATGCTGTCACAGAGACTTGTCTGGCCTTCACCGTTTTTCGGGATGACTTCAGCCCCCGCTTTGTTGCACTCTTcactcttcttctcttcctcaaaTGTTTCCACTGGCTGGCTGAGGATCGTGTGGACTTT ATGGAACGCAGCCCCAACATCTCCTGGCTCTTTCACTGCCGCATTGTCT CTCTCATGTTCCTTCTGGGCATCCTGGACTTCCTCTTCGTCAGCCATGCCTATCACAGCATCCTGACCCGTGGGGCTTCTGTGCAGCTGGTGTTTGGCTTTGAG TATGCCATCCTGATGACGATGGTGCTCACCATCTTCATCAAGTATGTGCTGCACTCCGTGGACCTCCAGAGTGAGAACCCCTGGGACAACAAGGCCGTGTACATGCTCTACACAGAGCTGTTTACAG GCTTCATCAAGGTTCTGCTGTACATGGCCTTCATGACCATCATGATCAAGGTGCACACCTTCCCACTCTTTGCCATCCGGCCCATGTACCTGGCCATGAG ACAGTTCAAAAAAGCTGTGACAGATGCCATCATGTCTCGCCGAGCCATCCGCAACATGAACACCCT GTATCCAGATGCCACCCCAGAGGAGCTCCAGGCAATGGACAATGTCTGCATCATCTGCCGAGAAGAGATGGTGACTGGTGCCAAGAGACTGCCTTGCAACCACATTTTCCATACCAG CTGCCTGCGCTCCTGGTTCCAGCGACAGCAGACCTGCCCCACCTGCCGTATGGATGTCCTTCGGGCATCGCTGCCAGCCCAGTCACCACCACCCCCGGAGCCTGCGGATCAGGGGCCACCCCCTgcgccccaccccccaccactcttgcctcagccccccaact TCCCCCAGGGCCTCCTGCCTCCTTTTCCTCCAGGCATGTTCCCACTGTGGCCCCCCATGGGCCCCTTTCCACCTGTCCCGCCTCCCCCCAGCTCAGGAGAGGCTGTGGCCCCTCCATCCACCAGTGCAG CCCTTTCTCGGCCCAGTGGAGCAGCTACAACCACAGCTGCTGGCAccagtgctgctgctgcttctgccacAGCATCTGGCCCAGGCTCTGGCTCTGCCCCAGAAGCTGGCCCTGCCCCTggcttccccttccctcctccctggaTGGGTATGCCCCTGCCTCCGCCCTTTG ccttCCCCCCGATGCCTGTGCCCCCTGCGGGGTTTGCTGGGCTGACCCCAGAGGAGCTACGAGCTCTGGAGGGCCATGAACGGCAGCACCTGGAGGCCCGGCTGCAGAGCCTGCGTAATATCCACACACTGCTGGACGCCGCCATGCTACAGATCAACCAGTACCTCACTGTGCTGGCCTCCTTGGG GCACTGGGGCCACAAGGGCACATCATTCTATACTCTGTTCTGCAAGGCTCACCAAGGGCAGGAGAATCTGCCCAACCTAGGATGCCAAGGCCAGACCCGCCTCTCGTCCCTTCTCTTCCCAGGCCCCCTCGGCCTGCCACTTCAGTCAGCTCCCCTGAGGAGACTGCCACTACAGTTATTGCTGCTGCCTCCTCCACCAGCATCCCCAGCTCAGAGGCCACGACCCCAACCACAGGAGCCTCCCCAACAGCCCCTGAAACGGAAAGGCCTCCAG CTCCTGAGTCAGTGGGCACAGAGGAGATGCCCGAGGATGGAGAGCCTGATGCAGCAGAGCTCCGCCGGCGCCGCCTGCAAAAGCTGGAGTCTCCTGTTGCCCACTGACactgccccagcccagccccagcccctgctctTTTGA
- the SYVN1 gene encoding E3 ubiquitin-protein ligase synoviolin isoform X9, translated as MFRTAVMMAASLALTGAVVAHAYYLKHQFYPTVVYLTKSSPSMAVLYIQAFVLVFLLGKVMGKVFFGQLRAAEMEHLLERSWYAVTETCLAFTVFRDDFSPRFVALFTLLLFLKCFHWLAEDRVDFYAILMTMVLTIFIKYVLHSVDLQSENPWDNKAVYMLYTELFTGFIKVLLYMAFMTIMIKVHTFPLFAIRPMYLAMRQFKKAVTDAIMSRRAIRNMNTLYPDATPEELQAMDNVCIICREEMVTGAKRLPCNHIFHTSCLRSWFQRQQTCPTCRMDVLRASLPAQSPPPPEPADQGPPPAPHPPPLLPQPPNFPQGLLPPFPPGMFPLWPPMGPFPPVPPPPSSGEAVAPPSTSAALSRPSGAATTTAAGTSAAAASATASGPGSGSAPEAGPAPGFPFPPPWMGMPLPPPFAFPPMPVPPAGFAGLTPEELRALEGHERQHLEARLQSLRNIHTLLDAAMLQINQYLTVLASLGPPRPATSVSSPEETATTVIAAASSTSIPSSEATTPTTGASPTAPETERPPAPESVGTEEMPEDGEPDAAELRRRRLQKLESPVAH; from the exons ATGTTCCGCACGGCAGTGATGATGGCGGCCAGCCTGGCGCTGACCggggctgtggtggctcacgcctactaCCTCAAACACCAGTTCTACCCCACTGTGGTGTACCTGACCAAGTCCAGCCCCAGCATGGCA GTCCTGTACATCCAGGCCTTTGTCCTTGTCTTCCTCCTGGGCAAGGTGATGGGCAAGGTGTTCTTTGGGCAACTGAGGGCAGCAGAGATGGAG CACCTTCTGGAACGTTCCTGGTATGCTGTCACAGAGACTTGTCTGGCCTTCACCGTTTTTCGGGATGACTTCAGCCCCCGCTTTGTTGCACTCTTcactcttcttctcttcctcaaaTGTTTCCACTGGCTGGCTGAGGATCGTGTGGACTTT TATGCCATCCTGATGACGATGGTGCTCACCATCTTCATCAAGTATGTGCTGCACTCCGTGGACCTCCAGAGTGAGAACCCCTGGGACAACAAGGCCGTGTACATGCTCTACACAGAGCTGTTTACAG GCTTCATCAAGGTTCTGCTGTACATGGCCTTCATGACCATCATGATCAAGGTGCACACCTTCCCACTCTTTGCCATCCGGCCCATGTACCTGGCCATGAG ACAGTTCAAAAAAGCTGTGACAGATGCCATCATGTCTCGCCGAGCCATCCGCAACATGAACACCCT GTATCCAGATGCCACCCCAGAGGAGCTCCAGGCAATGGACAATGTCTGCATCATCTGCCGAGAAGAGATGGTGACTGGTGCCAAGAGACTGCCTTGCAACCACATTTTCCATACCAG CTGCCTGCGCTCCTGGTTCCAGCGACAGCAGACCTGCCCCACCTGCCGTATGGATGTCCTTCGGGCATCGCTGCCAGCCCAGTCACCACCACCCCCGGAGCCTGCGGATCAGGGGCCACCCCCTgcgccccaccccccaccactcttgcctcagccccccaact TCCCCCAGGGCCTCCTGCCTCCTTTTCCTCCAGGCATGTTCCCACTGTGGCCCCCCATGGGCCCCTTTCCACCTGTCCCGCCTCCCCCCAGCTCAGGAGAGGCTGTGGCCCCTCCATCCACCAGTGCAG CCCTTTCTCGGCCCAGTGGAGCAGCTACAACCACAGCTGCTGGCAccagtgctgctgctgcttctgccacAGCATCTGGCCCAGGCTCTGGCTCTGCCCCAGAAGCTGGCCCTGCCCCTggcttccccttccctcctccctggaTGGGTATGCCCCTGCCTCCGCCCTTTG ccttCCCCCCGATGCCTGTGCCCCCTGCGGGGTTTGCTGGGCTGACCCCAGAGGAGCTACGAGCTCTGGAGGGCCATGAACGGCAGCACCTGGAGGCCCGGCTGCAGAGCCTGCGTAATATCCACACACTGCTGGACGCCGCCATGCTACAGATCAACCAGTACCTCACTGTGCTGGCCTCCTTGGG GCCCCCTCGGCCTGCCACTTCAGTCAGCTCCCCTGAGGAGACTGCCACTACAGTTATTGCTGCTGCCTCCTCCACCAGCATCCCCAGCTCAGAGGCCACGACCCCAACCACAGGAGCCTCCCCAACAGCCCCTGAAACGGAAAGGCCTCCAG CTCCTGAGTCAGTGGGCACAGAGGAGATGCCCGAGGATGGAGAGCCTGATGCAGCAGAGCTCCGCCGGCGCCGCCTGCAAAAGCTGGAGTCTCCTGTTGCCCACTGA
- the SYVN1 gene encoding E3 ubiquitin-protein ligase synoviolin isoform X11, producing MGKVFFGQLRAAEMEHLLERSWYAVTETCLAFTVFRDDFSPRFVALFTLLLFLKCFHWLAEDRVDFMERSPNISWLFHCRIVSLMFLLGILDFLFVSHAYHSILTRGASVQLVFGFEYAILMTMVLTIFIKYVLHSVDLQSENPWDNKAVYMLYTELFTGFIKVLLYMAFMTIMIKVHTFPLFAIRPMYLAMRQFKKAVTDAIMSRRAIRNMNTLYPDATPEELQAMDNVCIICREEMVTGAKRLPCNHIFHTSCLRSWFQRQQTCPTCRMDVLRASLPAQSPPPPEPADQGPPPAPHPPPLLPQPPNFPQGLLPPFPPGMFPLWPPMGPFPPVPPPPSSGEAVAPPSTSAALSRPSGAATTTAAGTSAAAASATASGPGSGSAPEAGPAPGFPFPPPWMGMPLPPPFAFPPMPVPPAGFAGLTPEELRALEGHERQHLEARLQSLRNIHTLLDAAMLQINQYLTVLASLGPPRPATSVSSPEETATTVIAAASSTSIPSSEATTPTTGASPTAPETERPPAPESVGTEEMPEDGEPDAAELRRRRLQKLESPVAH from the exons ATGGGCAAGGTGTTCTTTGGGCAACTGAGGGCAGCAGAGATGGAG CACCTTCTGGAACGTTCCTGGTATGCTGTCACAGAGACTTGTCTGGCCTTCACCGTTTTTCGGGATGACTTCAGCCCCCGCTTTGTTGCACTCTTcactcttcttctcttcctcaaaTGTTTCCACTGGCTGGCTGAGGATCGTGTGGACTTT ATGGAACGCAGCCCCAACATCTCCTGGCTCTTTCACTGCCGCATTGTCT CTCTCATGTTCCTTCTGGGCATCCTGGACTTCCTCTTCGTCAGCCATGCCTATCACAGCATCCTGACCCGTGGGGCTTCTGTGCAGCTGGTGTTTGGCTTTGAG TATGCCATCCTGATGACGATGGTGCTCACCATCTTCATCAAGTATGTGCTGCACTCCGTGGACCTCCAGAGTGAGAACCCCTGGGACAACAAGGCCGTGTACATGCTCTACACAGAGCTGTTTACAG GCTTCATCAAGGTTCTGCTGTACATGGCCTTCATGACCATCATGATCAAGGTGCACACCTTCCCACTCTTTGCCATCCGGCCCATGTACCTGGCCATGAG ACAGTTCAAAAAAGCTGTGACAGATGCCATCATGTCTCGCCGAGCCATCCGCAACATGAACACCCT GTATCCAGATGCCACCCCAGAGGAGCTCCAGGCAATGGACAATGTCTGCATCATCTGCCGAGAAGAGATGGTGACTGGTGCCAAGAGACTGCCTTGCAACCACATTTTCCATACCAG CTGCCTGCGCTCCTGGTTCCAGCGACAGCAGACCTGCCCCACCTGCCGTATGGATGTCCTTCGGGCATCGCTGCCAGCCCAGTCACCACCACCCCCGGAGCCTGCGGATCAGGGGCCACCCCCTgcgccccaccccccaccactcttgcctcagccccccaact TCCCCCAGGGCCTCCTGCCTCCTTTTCCTCCAGGCATGTTCCCACTGTGGCCCCCCATGGGCCCCTTTCCACCTGTCCCGCCTCCCCCCAGCTCAGGAGAGGCTGTGGCCCCTCCATCCACCAGTGCAG CCCTTTCTCGGCCCAGTGGAGCAGCTACAACCACAGCTGCTGGCAccagtgctgctgctgcttctgccacAGCATCTGGCCCAGGCTCTGGCTCTGCCCCAGAAGCTGGCCCTGCCCCTggcttccccttccctcctccctggaTGGGTATGCCCCTGCCTCCGCCCTTTG ccttCCCCCCGATGCCTGTGCCCCCTGCGGGGTTTGCTGGGCTGACCCCAGAGGAGCTACGAGCTCTGGAGGGCCATGAACGGCAGCACCTGGAGGCCCGGCTGCAGAGCCTGCGTAATATCCACACACTGCTGGACGCCGCCATGCTACAGATCAACCAGTACCTCACTGTGCTGGCCTCCTTGGG GCCCCCTCGGCCTGCCACTTCAGTCAGCTCCCCTGAGGAGACTGCCACTACAGTTATTGCTGCTGCCTCCTCCACCAGCATCCCCAGCTCAGAGGCCACGACCCCAACCACAGGAGCCTCCCCAACAGCCCCTGAAACGGAAAGGCCTCCAG CTCCTGAGTCAGTGGGCACAGAGGAGATGCCCGAGGATGGAGAGCCTGATGCAGCAGAGCTCCGCCGGCGCCGCCTGCAAAAGCTGGAGTCTCCTGTTGCCCACTGA